A stretch of DNA from Anaerobacillus isosaccharinicus:
CGAGGCTATAATTTTGGTGACGGCATTTATGAAGTTATCCCTATTTATGACTCAAAGACATTTTCTATGGATGAGCATCTTCAACGTTTTGAAGAAAGTGCTGCAAAAATTGAAATCAAACTACCATATGACAAAAGTTTATTAAAACGTTTATTAAACGATCTAAAAGAAAAAAATAATATTACAAATGGAATTATCTACATACAAATGACTCGAGGAGTATCCCCACGGGCTCATCTCTACGAACGTAATGTAGAAGGACTAATTACTGGATTTTGCCGCGAGATGCCTTTTCCTGTTGAGCAAAAACACTCTGGAATAAATGTGTTCTTAACAGCAGATATTCGCTGGCTCAGATGCGATATAAAAACCATTAATTTATTAGGAAATACAATGGTAAAAAGAAAAGCTACAGACGAAAACTGTCATGAAGCTATTATGCATCGAGATGGCACATTGACTGAAGGGTCTTCGTCAAACCTTTTTATTGTAAAAGATAAAATACTATATACTCATCCTGCAACAAATCTAATC
This window harbors:
- the dat gene encoding D-amino-acid transaminase is translated as MSFVLLNNQITTRENVKIDMEDRGYNFGDGIYEVIPIYDSKTFSMDEHLQRFEESAAKIEIKLPYDKSLLKRLLNDLKEKNNITNGIIYIQMTRGVSPRAHLYERNVEGLITGFCREMPFPVEQKHSGINVFLTADIRWLRCDIKTINLLGNTMVKRKATDENCHEAIMHRDGTLTEGSSSNLFIVKDKILYTHPATNLILNGITRQKVIKLANENDLTVVEETFTLKQLREADEAFITSTTQEITPITSVFGDIQANFTVGPITKALQQFFKECVEKEAI